A genomic segment from Candidatus Pacearchaeota archaeon encodes:
- a CDS encoding translation initiation factor IF-2 subunit gamma, which produces MVNDILDIENLESINLGIVGHIDHGKTTLLYKLTGKWADTHSEELKRGITIKLGYADMIIRDEKGKPLRYVSFVDAPGHEMLMATMLSGSALIDAALLVIAANEGIKPQTREHLLALQARNINQIIIIQNKIDLVTKEQALKNYKEIKDFVKGTIAENSLIIPCSAQQGVNIDKIINAILNLKIPKRDINSEPFFIVARSFDINKPGTKVEELKGGVIGGVLKKGILKEGCEIEILPGIAIKKENQFFYEPLKTKIISLFKGSYKIKKATPGGSIAIQTSLDPFITKSDGLAGNVVIKSGIQEKIKDKLKLKFNIFKNIFLEKEKIDIDPLKLQEILMLSVNTTITVGNITKLEGDIMEIQLKAPVIAPIESNVGIARNIKGHWRLIGYGEVVN; this is translated from the coding sequence ATGGTAAATGATATTTTAGATATTGAAAATCTAGAAAGTATTAATTTAGGAATAGTTGGTCATATAGATCATGGTAAAACAACTTTACTTTATAAACTAACAGGAAAATGGGCAGATACACATTCAGAAGAATTGAAAAGAGGTATAACAATTAAATTAGGATATGCAGATATGATAATAAGAGATGAAAAAGGAAAGCCTTTAAGATATGTCTCTTTTGTTGATGCTCCAGGCCATGAAATGTTAATGGCAACTATGCTTTCTGGTTCTGCTTTAATTGATGCAGCATTATTAGTAATAGCTGCAAATGAAGGAATAAAGCCACAGACAAGAGAACATTTATTAGCTCTACAAGCAAGAAACATTAATCAAATAATAATTATTCAGAATAAAATTGATTTAGTGACAAAAGAACAAGCATTAAAAAATTATAAAGAAATAAAAGATTTTGTAAAAGGTACTATTGCAGAAAATTCTTTAATCATTCCATGTTCAGCGCAACAAGGAGTTAATATAGATAAAATAATTAACGCTATCTTAAATTTAAAAATTCCAAAAAGAGATATAAATTCAGAGCCTTTTTTTATTGTTGCAAGAAGTTTCGATATAAATAAACCAGGTACTAAAGTAGAAGAATTAAAAGGCGGGGTTATAGGAGGTGTTTTAAAAAAAGGAATATTAAAAGAAGGATGTGAGATAGAAATTCTACCCGGAATAGCAATAAAAAAAGAAAATCAATTTTTTTATGAACCATTAAAAACCAAAATTATATCTTTATTTAAAGGAAGTTATAAAATAAAAAAAGCAACTCCTGGAGGCAGCATAGCAATACAAACTTCTTTAGATCCTTTTATAACCAAATCCGATGGATTAGCAGGAAATGTTGTTATAAAATCAGGAATTCAAGAAAAAATAAAAGATAAATTAAAATTAAAATTTAATATATTCAAAAATATATTTTTAGAAAAAGAAAAAATTGATATTGATCCTTTAAAATTACAAGAAATATTAATGTTAAGTGTAAATACAACAATAACTGTTGGAAATATAACAAAATTAGAAGGAGATATAATGGAAATACAATTAAAAGCTCCTGTTATTGCTCCAATAGAAAGTAATGTCGGTATAGCAAGAAATATTAAAGGACATTGGAGATTAATTGGTTATGGAGAAGTAGTTAATTAA
- a CDS encoding DNA-directed RNA polymerase: MFYIVELEDYIRVEPSLFGLSTKDAIKEQLKKSYKEYFNKEIGVIIGVIEILNVEDGIIIFGDGAVYYNTAFKILTWKPEIQELVFGIIENIENFGATINLGLVNGIIHVSQTMEDYVTISKSNSLLGKNTKKTLKKGDLVIARIVALSQKYDEIKIGLTMRQPGLGKLEWIEEEKRKVKKSKEKEETKSHSKKEKKK, encoded by the coding sequence ATGTTTTATATTGTAGAATTAGAAGACTATATTAGAGTAGAACCATCTTTATTTGGTTTATCAACCAAAGATGCAATAAAAGAACAATTAAAAAAAAGTTATAAAGAATATTTTAATAAAGAAATTGGAGTGATTATTGGGGTAATAGAAATTTTAAATGTAGAAGATGGTATAATAATTTTTGGGGATGGTGCTGTTTATTATAATACTGCTTTTAAAATTTTAACTTGGAAACCAGAAATCCAAGAACTTGTTTTTGGTATAATAGAAAATATAGAAAATTTTGGAGCAACAATTAATTTAGGCTTAGTAAATGGAATAATTCATGTTTCTCAAACAATGGAAGATTATGTTACAATATCAAAATCAAACTCTCTTTTAGGAAAAAATACAAAAAAAACATTAAAAAAAGGAGATTTAGTAATAGCTAGAATAGTTGCTTTGTCACAAAAATATGATGAAATAAAAATAGGATTAACAATGAGACAACCTGGATTAGGAAAATTAGAGTGGATAGAAGAGGAAAAAAGAAAAGTAAAAAAAAGTAAAGAAAAAGAAGAAACAAAGTCTCATAGCAAAAAAGAAAAGAAAAAATGA
- the spt4 gene encoding transcription elongation factor subunit Spt4, with translation MAKEKACKVCKTIYEEERCPNCNNQEYSEDFKGKMIILNPEKSEVAKNLKITKRGNYTIKI, from the coding sequence ATGGCTAAAGAAAAAGCATGTAAGGTTTGCAAGACTATATATGAAGAAGAAAGATGTCCTAATTGTAATAATCAAGAGTATAGTGAAGATTTTAAAGGAAAAATGATTATATTAAATCCAGAAAAATCCGAAGTTGCTAAAAATTTGAAAATAACAAAAAGAGGGAATTATACTATAAAGATTTAA
- a CDS encoding VCBS repeat-containing protein: IAGNNGVNRIYKNNGSGYFTLYQSSSENDATYSIAIGDLDNDGDLDYIAGNNGVNRIYKNNGSGYFTLYQSSSENDATYSIAIGDLDNDGDLDYIAGNFEIQPNRIYKNNGSGYFTLYQSLSESGWTYSIAIGDLDNDGDLDYIAGNSGSNKVYKNNGLGQFTLNESSSELDITSSIVIGDIDNDGDLDYIAGNNVQVNRIYKNNGSGQFTLNESSSENDATYSIAIGDLDNDASSPKATETACSNGLDDDKDGWVDAWDSDCAGGGKSIINYTMNIINKDASTTAYYNVTGFTNGTTYTYWVWCNDTAGNSNITKNRTLIYLLPDTTPPSSGGRCNDECSSGQEEKSCVNSTTIKTRTCGNYDSDSCLEWSSYSYESCGMNYECKNNQCVLKCIEEWQCTEWSSCINGTKTRICTDKNNCGTFYNKPNETELCECIENWQCTEWSSCINGTKTRICTDIYECGTNKNKPNETVDCDFECAEDWFCEWTSCDNETIKYPTNCFDRNNCGTMNNYPSPKSCLSLEGEISSKKCIPEFICEEWSECKADYSIDTIIKGVKQIEGIKERICKDVKNCSIPIKQSQKCSLIIPIETKKTTWCNESFIEVYDKRTSELVSKVNVKEIDKKTNKINLKFSLINFSKYCDYCYNGIKDYDEEGVDCGGENCQPCINYTPKKNIILIIIRSILVTLLLIALFILIKFILKENLS, translated from the coding sequence ATTGCTGGAAATAATGGTGTAAATAGAATATACAAAAATAACGGTTCAGGTTATTTCACTTTATATCAATCTTCAAGCGAGAATGATGCTACTTATTCAATAGCAATAGGTGATCTAGATAATGATGGTGACTTAGATTATATTGCTGGAAATAATGGTGTAAATAGAATATACAAAAATAACGGTTCAGGTTATTTCACTTTATATCAATCTTCAAGCGAGAATGATGCTACTTATTCAATAGCAATAGGTGATCTAGATAATGATGGAGATTTGGACTATATTGCTGGAAATTTTGAGATTCAACCAAACAGAATCTACAAAAATAACGGTTCAGGTTATTTCACTTTATATCAATCTTTAAGCGAGAGTGGTTGGACTTATTCAATAGCAATAGGTGATCTAGATAATGATGGAGATTTGGACTATATTGCTGGAAATAGCGGATCAAATAAAGTATACAAGAATAATGGTTTAGGTCAATTTACCTTAAATGAATCTTCAAGTGAGTTAGATATTACTTCTTCAATAGTAATAGGAGATATAGATAATGATGGAGATTTGGACTATATTGCTGGAAATAATGTTCAAGTAAACAGAATATACAAAAATAACGGCTCCGGTCAATTTACTTTAAATGAATCTTCAAGCGAGAATGATGCTACTTATTCAATAGCAATAGGTGATCTAGATAATGATGCTTCTTCGCCAAAAGCAACAGAAACAGCTTGCTCAAATGGGCTTGATGATGATAAAGATGGTTGGGTTGATGCTTGGGATAGTGATTGTGCTGGGGGAGGAAAAAGCATAATCAACTACACAATGAATATAATAAACAAAGATGCATCAACAACTGCTTATTACAACGTAACAGGATTTACTAATGGAACAACTTACACTTATTGGGTATGGTGTAATGATACAGCTGGAAATTCAAACATAACTAAAAATAGAACTTTAATTTATTTACTTCCTGATACAACACCTCCTTCTAGTGGAGGTAGATGTAATGATGAATGTTCATCTGGTCAAGAAGAAAAATCTTGCGTGAATTCAACAACAATAAAAACAAGAACATGTGGAAATTATGATTCTGATTCCTGTTTGGAGTGGAGTAGTTATAGTTATGAATCATGTGGTATGAACTATGAATGTAAGAATAACCAATGTGTTTTAAAATGCATAGAAGAATGGCAATGTACAGAATGGAGTAGTTGTATAAACGGAACAAAAACTAGAATATGTACAGATAAAAATAATTGCGGAACTTTTTATAATAAACCAAATGAAACAGAATTATGTGAATGTATAGAAAATTGGCAATGTACAGAATGGAGTAGCTGTATAAACGGAACAAAAACTAGAATATGCACAGATATATATGAGTGTGGAACTAATAAAAATAAACCAAATGAAACAGTAGATTGTGACTTCGAATGTGCTGAAGATTGGTTTTGTGAATGGACATCTTGTGATAACGAAACAATAAAATATCCTACAAATTGTTTCGATAGAAATAATTGTGGAACTATGAATAATTACCCTTCTCCTAAAAGTTGTTTAAGTTTAGAAGGGGAAATTAGTAGTAAAAAATGTATACCAGAATTTATATGTGAAGAATGGAGCGAATGTAAAGCAGATTACTCTATAGATACCATTATTAAAGGAGTTAAACAAATAGAAGGTATAAAAGAGAGAATATGTAAGGATGTAAAAAATTGTTCCATTCCGATAAAACAAAGTCAAAAATGCAGTTTAATTATTCCAATAGAAACAAAAAAAACAACATGGTGTAATGAATCCTTTATAGAAGTATATGATAAAAGAACATCAGAATTGGTAAGTAAAGTCAATGTAAAAGAAATAGATAAAAAAACAAATAAAATAAATTTAAAATTTTCTTTAATAAATTTTTCAAAATATTGTGATTATTGTTATAATGGGATAAAAGATTATGATGAGGAAGGAGTGGATTGTGGAGGAGAAAACTGCCAGCCATGTATAAATTATACTCCTAAGAAAAATATAATTTTAATTATAATACGGTCTATACTAGTCACTTTATTACTAATTGCTTTGTTCATATTAATAAAATTTATTTTAAAAGAAAATTTATCTTAA